The following proteins come from a genomic window of Corynebacterium hansenii:
- a CDS encoding enoyl-CoA hydratase/isomerase family protein produces MSDSPPTGADAVRVEVSDGVAQVSFARPQRLNAVDYGTLEAFGDAVSEVSRRDDVRAVIIRGDGPSFCVGADMRAAMEGTYKVTPQQTMEVSDRAVLAVVESPVPVICALRGNAVGVGASLALATDLTVMADDAKLKFPFINLGLMPDGGATQMLPARLGRQRAAKILLLGGDIAAKQALDDGLVVDVVPTDRVDDAARELAAAVAARPANAVAHTREALSGAFAGEIKAALTIEGRGQASLLTGPEFAAAAAALAGKSKA; encoded by the coding sequence ATGAGCGACTCGCCCCCCACCGGAGCCGACGCCGTGCGCGTCGAGGTGTCCGACGGCGTGGCGCAGGTGTCCTTCGCCCGCCCGCAGCGCCTCAACGCCGTGGACTACGGGACGCTGGAGGCCTTCGGCGACGCCGTGTCCGAGGTGTCCCGGCGCGATGACGTCCGAGCGGTGATCATCCGCGGCGACGGCCCGTCCTTCTGCGTCGGCGCGGACATGCGCGCCGCGATGGAGGGCACCTACAAGGTCACCCCGCAGCAGACGATGGAGGTGTCGGACCGGGCGGTGCTCGCCGTCGTGGAGTCGCCGGTCCCGGTGATCTGCGCGCTGCGCGGCAACGCCGTCGGCGTGGGCGCTTCGCTGGCCCTGGCCACGGACCTCACGGTCATGGCCGACGACGCCAAGCTGAAGTTCCCCTTCATCAATCTGGGACTGATGCCCGACGGCGGCGCCACGCAGATGCTGCCGGCGCGGTTGGGCCGCCAGCGGGCCGCGAAGATCCTGCTGTTGGGCGGGGACATCGCCGCAAAGCAGGCGCTTGACGACGGGCTGGTCGTGGACGTGGTCCCGACGGACCGGGTCGATGACGCCGCACGAGAACTTGCCGCAGCAGTGGCCGCACGGCCGGCCAACGCGGTGGCGCACACCCGGGAGGCGCTGTCCGGCGCCTTCGCAGGGGAAATCAAGGCTGCCCTGACCATCGAGGGTCGGGGCCAGGCCTCGCTGTTGACGGGACCGGAGTTCGCGGCGGCTGCCGCGGCCCTGGCCGGGAAGAGCAAGGCCTGA
- a CDS encoding long-chain-fatty-acid--CoA ligase — MSIVTSPLRQPLHSRPNNWMNWVENHAGMRPDAPALRFLGVTTTWKQLDERSKRLADGLYTMGVRQGDRVLLLTLNCTEFFEAVLAINHLGALAVPVNFRLAPPELAYLIKDSGAKLAFVQTPLSPLLAAARAEAHQLEKVIEIGPELGGTTVHGNVPYEDLIHREDPRREHVFVGADDECLVLYTSGTSGRPKGAVLTHSNIVAQSITCIRAMRYYQDDNVGFLASPVFHVAALGSMAPMIMLGGLTVIHPLKEFNSTEMLDAWEREGVTTTFCVPTQWQAICADPTLEGRDLKLRVISWGAAPATDAILRAMNEKFPDALNVCVFGQTEMSPITTVLDGDDAIRKLGSVGKVIPTIQARIIDDEGNEVPDGEVGEIVYRGPTMMTRYWNNAKATAEAFEGGWFHSGDLVRRDEEGFIYIVDRKKDMIISGGENIYCAEVENALAERPAILESAVIGRKDDKWGEIPVAVVVPKPGSEVPSVDELREFLDGRIARYKFPREVIASEALPRNAAGKVEKHTLRAAHV, encoded by the coding sequence ATGTCCATCGTCACCAGCCCCCTTCGCCAGCCCCTCCACTCCAGGCCGAACAACTGGATGAACTGGGTGGAGAACCACGCCGGGATGCGCCCGGATGCGCCGGCGCTCCGCTTCTTGGGCGTGACCACCACGTGGAAGCAGCTCGACGAGCGCTCCAAGCGCCTCGCCGACGGCCTTTACACGATGGGCGTCCGCCAGGGTGACCGAGTGCTCCTGCTCACCCTCAACTGCACCGAGTTCTTCGAGGCCGTCCTGGCCATCAACCACCTCGGCGCGCTGGCCGTCCCGGTGAACTTCCGCCTGGCCCCGCCGGAGCTGGCGTACCTGATCAAGGACTCCGGCGCGAAGCTGGCCTTCGTGCAGACCCCGCTGTCGCCGCTGCTGGCGGCGGCCCGCGCCGAGGCCCACCAGCTGGAGAAGGTCATCGAGATCGGCCCGGAGCTCGGCGGCACCACCGTCCACGGCAACGTGCCCTACGAGGACCTGATCCACCGCGAGGATCCGCGCCGCGAGCACGTGTTCGTCGGCGCCGACGACGAGTGCCTGGTGCTCTACACCTCGGGCACCTCCGGCCGTCCGAAGGGTGCGGTGCTGACCCACTCGAACATCGTCGCCCAGTCGATCACCTGCATCCGCGCGATGCGCTACTACCAGGACGACAACGTCGGCTTCCTGGCGTCGCCGGTGTTCCACGTCGCGGCGCTGGGTTCGATGGCCCCGATGATCATGCTCGGCGGCCTGACGGTCATCCACCCGCTGAAGGAGTTCAACTCCACCGAGATGCTGGACGCCTGGGAGCGCGAGGGCGTGACCACCACGTTCTGCGTGCCGACGCAGTGGCAGGCGATCTGCGCCGACCCGACCCTGGAAGGCCGCGACCTGAAGCTGCGCGTCATCTCCTGGGGTGCGGCGCCGGCCACCGACGCGATTCTGCGGGCGATGAACGAGAAGTTCCCGGATGCGCTGAACGTCTGCGTGTTCGGCCAGACCGAGATGTCGCCGATCACCACCGTCCTCGACGGCGATGACGCGATCCGCAAGCTCGGCTCGGTGGGCAAGGTCATCCCGACCATCCAGGCCCGCATCATCGACGACGAGGGCAACGAGGTCCCCGACGGCGAGGTCGGCGAGATCGTCTACCGCGGCCCGACGATGATGACCCGCTACTGGAACAACGCCAAGGCCACCGCCGAGGCCTTCGAGGGCGGCTGGTTCCACTCCGGCGACCTGGTCCGCCGCGACGAGGAGGGCTTCATCTACATCGTCGACCGCAAGAAGGACATGATCATCTCCGGCGGCGAGAACATCTACTGCGCCGAGGTCGAGAACGCCCTGGCGGAGCGCCCGGCGATCCTCGAGTCCGCGGTCATCGGGCGCAAGGACGACAAGTGGGGCGAGATCCCCGTCGCCGTCGTGGTGCCGAAGCCGGGTTCGGAGGTGCCGAGCGTGGACGAGCTCCGCGAGTTCCTCGACGGCCGCATCGCCCGCTACAAGTTCCCCCGCGAAGTCATCGCCTCGGAAGCGCTGCCACGCAACGCCGCCGGCAAGGTGGAGAAGCATACGCTGCGTGCCGCCCATGTCTAG
- a CDS encoding GntR family transcriptional regulator, whose amino-acid sequence MPRFKTQLSEVVTDHIRNMILSGQLVPGTSIRLDDTARSLGVSVTPVREALLSLQGEGWVSLMPRRGYKVNELNEEDISDLYSLAQFLSTEICRRAAPNLTAADIAALRGFTSGLEVAMAVGDIDRVVDNEFQFHRLINIRSKRHKLVWFREKVASYAPVDVFAHSSRWGEASVSSHRKLIDAMACSDLGGIEEANRKQFEASTEVLVAHLKAVGALVGPA is encoded by the coding sequence TTGCCCCGGTTCAAGACGCAGCTGTCGGAGGTGGTCACCGACCACATCCGCAACATGATCCTGTCGGGCCAGCTGGTCCCGGGCACGTCGATCCGCCTGGATGACACCGCCCGGAGCCTGGGCGTCAGCGTCACCCCGGTGCGCGAGGCGCTGCTGTCCCTGCAGGGCGAGGGGTGGGTGTCCCTGATGCCCCGGCGCGGGTACAAGGTCAACGAGCTCAACGAGGAGGACATCTCCGACTTGTACTCGCTGGCGCAGTTCCTGTCGACGGAGATCTGCCGCCGTGCCGCGCCGAATCTCACGGCCGCGGACATCGCCGCCCTGCGTGGTTTCACCAGCGGGCTGGAGGTGGCCATGGCCGTGGGCGACATCGACCGCGTGGTGGACAACGAGTTCCAGTTCCACCGGCTGATCAACATCCGGTCCAAGCGCCACAAGCTGGTGTGGTTCCGCGAGAAGGTGGCCAGCTACGCGCCGGTCGACGTGTTCGCGCACAGCTCGCGCTGGGGCGAGGCGTCGGTGTCGTCGCACCGGAAGCTCATCGACGCGATGGCCTGCAGCGATTTGGGCGGCATCGAAGAAGCGAACCGGAAGCAGTTCGAGGCGAGCACCGAGGTCCTGGTGGCCCATCTCAAGGCCGTGGGGGCCTTGGTCGGGCCCGCCTAG
- a CDS encoding NAD-dependent deacylase, with product MRRHDDNHHDGSGPGEVPESIAELARDARRVEFFTGAGMSAESGLATFRDAQTGLWTKVDPQAMASFDAWRNDPGAIWPWYLWRMNLARRAAPNAGHEAIAAWCAALDHGAGWGHVTTQNIDDLHERGGTSPRSIAHLHGSLFAFRCDRCDAPADEPELPDEPVEHLMPPFCAVCGLGFVRPGVVWFGEALPQREWNDAETHARHCDLMVVVGTSGVVFPAAGLPLMAVAAGIPVIEISPDDTDFTPHATHSWRTTAATGLPALAAAAGAA from the coding sequence ATGAGGCGCCATGACGACAACCATCACGACGGCTCCGGCCCCGGCGAGGTCCCCGAATCAATCGCCGAACTCGCGCGCGACGCCCGCCGCGTCGAGTTCTTCACCGGCGCGGGCATGAGCGCGGAATCCGGCCTGGCCACCTTCCGCGACGCGCAGACCGGCCTGTGGACGAAGGTCGACCCGCAGGCGATGGCCAGCTTCGACGCCTGGCGCAACGACCCCGGCGCAATCTGGCCCTGGTACCTGTGGCGCATGAACCTGGCGCGGCGCGCCGCCCCGAACGCGGGGCACGAGGCCATCGCCGCCTGGTGCGCCGCACTCGACCACGGCGCCGGCTGGGGGCACGTGACCACCCAGAACATCGATGACCTGCACGAGCGCGGCGGCACCTCCCCGCGCTCGATCGCCCACCTGCACGGCAGCCTGTTCGCGTTCCGGTGCGACCGGTGCGACGCCCCCGCCGATGAACCGGAACTGCCCGACGAGCCCGTCGAGCACCTCATGCCGCCGTTCTGCGCGGTCTGCGGGCTCGGCTTCGTGCGGCCCGGCGTCGTGTGGTTCGGCGAGGCCCTGCCCCAGCGGGAATGGAACGACGCCGAAACGCACGCCCGGCACTGCGACCTGATGGTCGTGGTGGGCACGTCGGGCGTGGTGTTCCCCGCCGCGGGGCTGCCGCTGATGGCCGTGGCGGCCGGGATCCCGGTCATCGAGATCTCCCCCGACGACACCGACTTCACCCCGCATGCCACGCACTCGTGGCGGACGACCGCGGCCACCGGCCTGCCGGCGCTGGCGGCCGCCGCGGGCGCTGCGTGA
- a CDS encoding EamA family transporter → MPQLPAAGAPGASASGPSSPAPATAARLWFFAVLLVIGMFSLEFGSAFAAVAITSASAGVVVTLRMGLAGLILLLLLRPRVRGLSRTDWAWLGGLAATMGSMNLFFYLSIDRIPLGAAVTFELVGPLILAAVRARSPRSALFTALAFGGVVMLGWSGLRDLTVAGVACALTAGAFWAGYILTTEGTGRRFSGQTGLALALTVGGMSLAPIGLLTAPSAFLDPRILGLGAVVAVMSSIIPYGIDMAALRVLPAGLFATLTALAPATAAIAGVAILGQRLAVLSWIGLVVVVAAAGLALRESAVAS, encoded by the coding sequence GTGCCGCAGCTTCCCGCCGCCGGGGCTCCCGGCGCTTCCGCATCGGGGCCCTCCTCCCCCGCCCCGGCCACCGCCGCCCGCCTCTGGTTCTTCGCCGTCCTGCTGGTCATCGGCATGTTCTCGCTCGAATTCGGGTCGGCGTTCGCCGCCGTCGCCATCACATCCGCGTCGGCCGGCGTCGTCGTCACGCTGCGCATGGGACTGGCGGGGCTGATCCTCCTGCTCCTGCTGCGCCCGAGGGTGCGGGGGCTATCGCGGACGGATTGGGCCTGGCTCGGCGGCCTGGCCGCGACGATGGGCTCGATGAACCTGTTCTTCTACCTGTCCATCGATCGCATCCCCCTCGGCGCGGCCGTGACGTTCGAGCTGGTGGGGCCGCTGATCCTCGCCGCCGTCCGCGCCCGCTCGCCCCGGTCGGCCCTGTTCACGGCGCTGGCGTTCGGCGGCGTGGTGATGCTCGGCTGGTCCGGGCTCCGCGACCTCACCGTCGCGGGCGTCGCGTGCGCCCTGACCGCCGGCGCGTTCTGGGCCGGCTACATCCTGACCACCGAAGGCACCGGCCGGCGCTTCTCCGGGCAGACGGGCCTGGCGCTGGCGCTGACCGTCGGCGGCATGAGCCTTGCACCGATCGGTCTGCTCACCGCGCCGTCGGCGTTCCTCGACCCGCGGATCCTCGGGCTCGGCGCGGTCGTCGCCGTGATGTCGAGCATCATCCCCTACGGCATCGACATGGCCGCCCTGCGCGTCCTGCCCGCGGGATTGTTCGCCACGCTCACGGCGCTCGCGCCCGCCACCGCCGCCATCGCCGGGGTCGCGATCCTGGGCCAGCGGCTCGCGGTGCTCAGCTGGATCGGGCTGGTGGTGGTCGTCGCCGCCGCGGGCCTGGCATTGCGCGAGTCCGCCGTCGCGTCCTGA
- a CDS encoding metal-sensitive transcriptional regulator, with protein sequence MASTTDPDPGFDPDAQRRAIINRLKRAHGQLAGVIAMMEEDRHCRDVVTQLAAVSKALDRAGFKLVSSSMRGCLNGTDNGNLSPDEIEELFLRLT encoded by the coding sequence ATTGCTTCGACCACGGATCCGGATCCCGGGTTCGACCCCGACGCGCAGCGTCGGGCAATCATCAACCGGCTCAAGCGCGCCCACGGGCAGCTCGCCGGGGTCATCGCGATGATGGAGGAGGACCGCCACTGCCGTGACGTGGTCACCCAGTTGGCGGCGGTGTCCAAGGCGCTGGACCGCGCCGGCTTCAAGCTGGTGTCGTCGTCCATGCGGGGTTGCCTCAACGGCACGGACAACGGCAACCTCAGCCCGGACGAGATCGAGGAGCTGTTCCTCCGCCTGACCTGA
- a CDS encoding suppressor of fused domain protein, producing the protein MTAIIDAVRAQLCGYFEESQPGEAKLTFLGADPLTVLRFGPDRERTVTYATLGCSRSPMQDPSAMVTDPNEGPRAELVLPVIGGLDAVTRPLAMLAASPSIEGLVLQDGALLDFGRPLWPDARFTGFVLVDADVPDVTVPDVTVAGGTGEQVLVSMLQAVPATPNEFALARAKGTAELRAQWRDRGTVLADPHRASAV; encoded by the coding sequence ATGACGGCCATCATCGATGCGGTGCGCGCGCAGCTGTGCGGCTACTTCGAGGAAAGCCAGCCCGGCGAGGCGAAGCTGACGTTCCTCGGCGCCGACCCCCTGACCGTGCTGAGGTTCGGCCCCGACCGCGAGCGCACGGTCACCTACGCGACGCTCGGCTGCTCGCGGTCGCCCATGCAGGATCCGTCAGCCATGGTCACCGACCCCAACGAGGGGCCGCGCGCCGAACTGGTGCTGCCCGTCATCGGCGGGCTCGATGCGGTGACGCGCCCGCTGGCCATGCTCGCGGCGTCACCCAGCATCGAGGGACTGGTGCTGCAGGACGGCGCGCTTCTCGATTTCGGCCGACCGCTGTGGCCGGACGCGCGGTTCACGGGTTTCGTGCTCGTCGACGCCGACGTGCCGGACGTGACAGTGCCGGACGTGACGGTGGCCGGCGGCACCGGCGAGCAGGTGCTGGTGTCGATGCTCCAGGCAGTCCCGGCCACTCCCAACGAATTCGCGCTGGCACGGGCGAAGGGCACGGCGGAATTGCGCGCGCAGTGGCGCGACCGGGGCACCGTGCTCGCGGACCCGCACAGGGCCAGCGCGGTGTAA
- a CDS encoding DUF402 domain-containing protein — MPVPHAPKLETFDLGARANVDPKGFVRDVDVFEVHPHGLYMARGADHPQFGYLESWLLPSQGLRANIFHFRPGAEATSRRYLDVADVTRETGADGSEVWRTRDLYLDVVALDGAVRVDDADELAAALAAGIVDADAGARAIDRAFDALAGITAHGGDPDAWLAAAGCPVTWAERVTLAEPNQPHPKRVAIGAGPGSEPVGDPA, encoded by the coding sequence ATGCCCGTCCCGCACGCACCCAAGCTGGAGACCTTCGACCTCGGCGCCCGCGCCAACGTCGACCCCAAGGGGTTCGTGCGGGACGTCGACGTCTTCGAGGTTCACCCGCACGGCCTGTACATGGCCCGCGGCGCCGACCACCCGCAGTTCGGCTACCTCGAATCATGGCTGCTGCCCTCGCAGGGCCTGCGGGCCAACATCTTCCACTTCCGCCCCGGCGCCGAAGCGACCAGCCGCCGCTACCTCGACGTCGCCGACGTGACGCGGGAAACGGGGGCCGACGGCTCCGAGGTGTGGCGCACGCGCGATCTCTACCTGGACGTCGTCGCCCTCGACGGCGCCGTCCGCGTCGACGACGCCGACGAACTCGCCGCCGCCCTTGCCGCGGGCATCGTCGATGCCGACGCCGGCGCCCGGGCCATCGACCGGGCCTTCGACGCCCTGGCCGGCATCACCGCCCACGGTGGCGACCCCGATGCGTGGCTCGCCGCCGCCGGCTGCCCCGTCACGTGGGCGGAACGGGTCACGCTCGCCGAGCCGAATCAACCGCACCCGAAGCGCGTCGCCATCGGCGCCGGCCCCGGCTCCGAACCCGTCGGGGATCCCGCTTGA
- a CDS encoding Rv1157c family protein: MVSNRRTFIRRTAAALGTAALLSAGLAPASIAQPALPAPNYGSIPQAPSSADLPADEIAAAIERITSQPNVPEDLRSALERVSGFLTGSGEPGWEQPSDSPSTSDFPLPTVAEKCINGEGRSFGLATSVPGPAPLPLPGVPAHQVGYIFTGLGTKGVYNGQSNMKVHWVNIANGKFGTTPLTYNGINEGSHGTVNGVADTGSGIVIAALQGGFTADEESGPTECNYTPTATYTVVE, from the coding sequence GTGGTCTCGAACCGACGAACCTTCATCCGCCGCACCGCGGCCGCCCTGGGCACCGCCGCACTGCTGTCGGCCGGTCTCGCCCCCGCCTCCATCGCGCAGCCCGCCCTGCCGGCCCCGAACTACGGCTCCATCCCGCAGGCCCCGAGCAGCGCCGACCTGCCGGCCGACGAGATCGCCGCCGCCATCGAGCGCATCACCAGCCAGCCCAACGTCCCGGAGGACCTCCGTTCGGCCCTCGAGCGCGTGTCCGGCTTCCTCACCGGCTCCGGCGAGCCGGGCTGGGAGCAGCCGTCCGACTCCCCGTCGACCTCCGACTTCCCGCTGCCGACCGTCGCCGAGAAGTGCATCAACGGCGAGGGCCGCTCCTTCGGCCTGGCCACCTCCGTCCCGGGCCCCGCGCCGCTGCCGCTGCCGGGCGTCCCGGCCCACCAGGTCGGCTACATCTTCACCGGCCTGGGCACCAAGGGCGTCTACAACGGCCAGTCGAACATGAAGGTCCACTGGGTCAACATCGCCAACGGCAAGTTCGGCACCACCCCGCTGACCTACAACGGCATCAACGAGGGCAGCCACGGCACCGTCAACGGCGTCGCCGACACCGGCTCCGGCATCGTCATCGCCGCGCTCCAGGGCGGCTTCACCGCCGACGAGGAGTCCGGCCCGACCGAGTGCAACTACACCCCGACCGCCACCTACACGGTCGTCGAGTAA
- a CDS encoding TsoY family (seleno)protein, which translates to MIRDLGEKYSPLYFLAALGFGGMSVFFFMAFMHITPHPDTPMPTFESIQNAWATGGTFLKSAIAIGYAGMIAMFAVHLFLLAWNIREFAQFRRTPAYRTLKSTNAEVTLMAIPLTLGMTVNGMFVAAMALVPGLWGVIENLMPLALLAYGSVGALALVIMSAYLKRVIAAGFDFKANGGLNQLLSAFAFTMVAVGFAAPAAMSGNKTIVLIALLGSLFFGSVAVLLFTVFLPLGVMSMLRYGLSLQNSATLWLAVPISTLLAITMLRLRHGLQTLETFSPAHEGAVHAKSSIPVLVMLAAAIMFQMTFLGLGHLVMRANGFYREYVFGRETASPAAFTLVCPGVGLSVLSMFALHVGLVANGLVEKFSVIYYVLLAIIVAVASVTLWTAVTLFRNQLSTSGAIARTRAAAPSAPIASAATPEKIDA; encoded by the coding sequence ATGATCCGCGACCTGGGCGAAAAGTACTCGCCCCTCTACTTCCTGGCCGCCCTCGGCTTCGGCGGCATGTCCGTCTTCTTCTTCATGGCGTTCATGCACATCACGCCCCACCCCGACACCCCGATGCCGACCTTCGAGTCGATTCAGAATGCCTGGGCCACCGGCGGCACGTTCCTGAAGTCGGCGATCGCGATCGGCTACGCTGGCATGATCGCGATGTTCGCCGTGCACCTGTTCCTGCTCGCGTGGAACATCCGCGAGTTCGCGCAGTTCCGCCGCACCCCGGCGTACCGGACGCTGAAGTCCACCAACGCCGAGGTCACCCTCATGGCCATCCCGCTGACGCTCGGCATGACGGTCAACGGCATGTTCGTCGCCGCGATGGCGCTCGTCCCCGGACTGTGGGGCGTCATCGAGAACCTGATGCCGCTGGCGCTGCTGGCCTACGGCTCCGTGGGCGCGCTCGCCCTGGTCATCATGTCCGCGTACCTCAAGCGCGTGATCGCCGCGGGCTTCGACTTCAAGGCCAACGGCGGCCTGAACCAGCTGCTGTCCGCGTTCGCCTTCACCATGGTCGCCGTCGGTTTCGCGGCCCCGGCCGCGATGTCGGGCAACAAAACCATCGTCCTGATCGCCCTGCTGGGCTCCCTGTTCTTCGGCTCGGTCGCCGTGCTGCTGTTCACCGTGTTCCTGCCGCTGGGCGTGATGAGCATGCTGCGCTACGGCCTGTCGCTGCAGAACTCCGCGACCCTGTGGCTGGCGGTGCCCATCTCCACCCTGCTGGCCATCACCATGCTGCGCCTGCGCCACGGGCTGCAGACCCTCGAGACCTTCTCCCCCGCCCATGAGGGCGCGGTGCACGCGAAGTCCTCGATCCCGGTTCTGGTCATGCTGGCCGCGGCGATCATGTTCCAGATGACCTTCCTCGGCCTGGGCCATCTGGTCATGCGCGCCAACGGCTTCTACCGCGAGTACGTCTTCGGCCGCGAGACCGCGTCGCCGGCCGCCTTCACCCTGGTTTGCCCGGGCGTGGGCCTGTCGGTGCTGTCGATGTTCGCGCTCCACGTCGGCCTGGTGGCCAATGGTCTCGTGGAGAAGTTCTCCGTCATCTATTACGTGCTGCTGGCCATCATCGTCGCCGTCGCCTCGGTGACCCTGTGGACTGCCGTGACGCTGTTCCGCAACCAGCTGTCGACGTCCGGCGCGATCGCCCGGACCCGTGCCGCCGCACCCTCCGCGCCCATCGCATCCGCCGCGACCCCCGAGAAAATCGACGCCTGA
- the typA gene encoding translational GTPase TypA has product MNETEFRNVAIVAHVDHGKTTLVNAMLEQSGVFGDHGEVADRVMDSGDLEKEKGITILAKNTAIRRKGAGKDGRDLIINVIDTPGHADFGGEVERALSMVDGVVLLIDSSEGPLPQTRFVLGKALAASMPVIIVVNKTDRPDARIDEVVEEAQDLLLELAATVEDPDAAEAAERNLELPVLYASGRAGKASTENPGNGELPDNDDLQPLFDVITSVLPEPSADVDGPLQAQVTNLDSSSFLGRIGLIRIHSGKIRKGQQVSWIHYDSEGEQHVKTARIAELLRTVGVTRVPTEEAIAGDIAAISGIDEVMIGDTLCAVDAPNPLPRIIVDEPAISMTIGVNTSPMAGQGGGDKLTARVVKARLDQELIGNVSLRVLPTERPDAWEVQGRGEMALSILVETMRREGFELTVGKPQVVTKTVDGKLQEPYEHLTIDVPEEHLGAVTQLMAARKGRMEQMGNQGSGWVRMEFVVPSRGLIGFRTIFMTETKGTGIANHFSAGYDDWAGEIKDRATGSLVADRTGQITAYALLQLADRGTFFVEPGYQAYEGMVVGANPRDEDMDINITKEKKLTNMRAASADTTVTLDKARSLTLDEAMEFCGADECVEVTPDGIRVRKVILNATERNRARSREKARNQGK; this is encoded by the coding sequence GTGAACGAAACCGAGTTCCGCAACGTAGCCATCGTCGCCCACGTCGACCATGGCAAGACCACCCTCGTCAACGCCATGCTGGAGCAGTCCGGCGTCTTCGGCGACCACGGGGAGGTCGCCGACCGCGTGATGGACTCCGGTGATCTGGAGAAGGAAAAGGGCATCACCATCCTGGCCAAGAACACCGCCATCCGGCGCAAGGGCGCCGGCAAGGACGGCCGGGACCTGATCATCAACGTCATCGACACCCCCGGCCACGCCGACTTCGGCGGCGAGGTCGAGCGCGCCCTGTCCATGGTCGACGGCGTCGTGCTGCTCATCGACTCCTCCGAGGGGCCGCTGCCGCAGACCCGCTTCGTGCTGGGCAAGGCGCTTGCCGCCTCGATGCCGGTGATCATCGTGGTCAACAAGACCGACCGCCCCGACGCCCGCATCGACGAGGTCGTCGAGGAGGCCCAGGACCTGCTGCTCGAGCTGGCCGCCACCGTCGAGGACCCCGACGCCGCCGAGGCCGCCGAGCGCAACCTCGAGCTGCCCGTCCTCTACGCCTCCGGCCGCGCCGGCAAGGCGTCCACCGAGAATCCCGGCAACGGCGAGCTGCCCGACAACGACGACCTGCAGCCGCTGTTCGACGTCATCACCTCGGTGCTGCCGGAGCCCTCCGCCGACGTCGACGGCCCCCTGCAGGCGCAGGTCACCAACCTCGACTCCAGCTCCTTCCTCGGCCGCATCGGCCTGATCCGCATCCACTCCGGCAAGATCCGCAAGGGCCAGCAGGTGTCGTGGATCCACTACGACTCCGAGGGCGAGCAGCACGTCAAGACCGCCAGGATCGCGGAGCTGCTGCGCACCGTCGGCGTCACCCGCGTGCCCACCGAAGAGGCCATCGCCGGCGACATCGCGGCGATCTCCGGCATCGACGAGGTCATGATCGGCGACACCCTCTGCGCCGTCGACGCCCCGAACCCGCTGCCGCGCATCATCGTCGACGAGCCGGCGATCTCCATGACCATCGGCGTGAACACCTCCCCGATGGCCGGCCAGGGCGGCGGCGACAAGCTCACCGCCCGCGTGGTCAAGGCCCGCCTGGACCAGGAGCTCATCGGCAACGTGTCGCTGCGCGTCCTGCCCACCGAGCGCCCCGACGCCTGGGAGGTCCAGGGCCGCGGCGAAATGGCGCTGTCCATCCTCGTGGAGACCATGCGCCGCGAGGGCTTCGAGCTGACCGTCGGCAAGCCGCAGGTGGTCACCAAGACCGTCGACGGCAAGCTGCAGGAGCCCTACGAGCACCTGACCATCGACGTCCCCGAGGAGCACCTCGGCGCCGTCACCCAGCTCATGGCCGCCCGCAAGGGCCGCATGGAGCAGATGGGCAACCAGGGCTCCGGCTGGGTCCGCATGGAGTTCGTCGTCCCGTCGCGCGGCCTGATCGGCTTCCGCACCATCTTCATGACGGAGACCAAGGGCACCGGCATCGCCAACCACTTCTCCGCGGGCTATGACGACTGGGCCGGCGAGATCAAGGACCGTGCGACCGGTTCGCTGGTCGCCGACCGCACCGGCCAGATCACCGCGTACGCCCTGCTGCAGCTGGCCGACCGCGGCACGTTCTTCGTCGAGCCGGGCTACCAGGCCTACGAGGGCATGGTCGTCGGCGCGAACCCGCGCGACGAGGACATGGACATCAACATCACCAAGGAGAAGAAGCTCACCAACATGCGCGCGGCGTCGGCCGACACGACGGTGACGCTGGACAAGGCGCGCTCGCTGACGCTGGACGAGGCCATGGAGTTCTGCGGCGCCGACGAGTGCGTCGAGGTCACGCCGGATGGCATCCGCGTGCGCAAGGTGATCCTCAACGCCACCGAGCGCAACCGCGCCCGCTCCCGCGAGAAGGCCCGCAACCAGGGCAAGTAG